A single genomic interval of Pochonia chlamydosporia 170 chromosome 7, whole genome shotgun sequence harbors:
- a CDS encoding DDT domain protein (similar to Neosartorya fischeri NRRL 181 XP_001261145.1): MVLFKRKPVRFLPPAEILDENAEVWHIPQTGEIFTNYEDYLSRMDFYKQRRFNDQITGHSGLTFFEAFNSELTGGREVEASFPEALKGPILRKVQFQTISRLDNLVDMIYDEFKHDYFPGEEVTVTLDGGDRIHGLVRDKTTFGPRILPDGSRTLPVTRYLVNIKDTGKETIMTDEHICRDRGIFTKAMLRSFIKKTVMREAWTGAPWLVKHDYADMYHIDTRVPPHLRHDTKLLERKQLQAQKRGITTEVNGQPNNGPMRLPELKPATKTQKGKQGQAGVKGPKWPLGESINGVNGSIQHDQQPRVPVREPTPPPPPPPTKYPIEDLALPPKEGSARPRLKFMCHDPPVKIEPEIDESQPIFDKIDMAAVGAFLETWDTLNVYCEIFQLDSFTFDDFIETMSVASGDIQVQLFDEIHCSVLKILVDSEREGGKVRINLPELEDEYSDEDDDEDEDDDAEDEEEEEATPEPEEKPKGRATRSSLAKLEAERLAAEAAAAEKEEIRAEQESRNRAEEMMREFDWIDHLRKRDFSNGGWERIMVGLLHQLSKDHRYKEPCEELLEQLVPADAEPTQDVVRQSYAELDVNYRVKALQIICLLTMQTKAVRGYMEDCSETMTKYRKDRIEWQRQKKQAIEDVRVLHEQRRELIPDPDPSEEPDDKAVKVEEDVKMADVDESQLEKEEVGNGNDEELGQAKGKRRGRVPGDKKKKKEAESENQKKEKTKENEKEKEKVAEKDKPKKEAVKLTPQQQKQYNKILKEIQKKEDIIKECEEEVAVIENDLREADCPRTRVLGKDRFWNRYYWFERNGMPYGGLPTSSTAYSEYANGCIWVQGPDDMEREGYIDGPAELQNEYKAKFKMTVAERKAKEENGTSVFTARQWGYISEPEDLNALIKWLDPRGFNELKLRKELVNYKEKIARHMENRKKYLESDKDKTKKDEGVAKRSSSRIREKTPEPPSYRCLQWENTMALEELGHLHSDPPPPPRARKQSKKREAQTEATGRGAAKTRRRG; this comes from the exons ATG GTACTCTTCAAACGTAAGCCGGTTCGATTCCTACCACCGGCGGAAATTCTAGACGAGAATGCAGAG GTGTGGCATATTCCCCAAACAGGGGAGATATTTACGAACTATGAGGACTATCTAAGTCG GATGGACTTTTACAAGCAG CGTCGATTCAATGACCAAATAACCGGTCATTCTGGCCTCACTTTCTTCGAGGCTTTCAACAGCGAG CTTACCGGTGGACGCGAAGTCGAGGCTTCGTTTCCCGAGGCACTCAAAGGCCCAATACTCCGCAAAGTCCAATTTCAAACCATTTCGCGGCTGGATAACCTTGTCGACATGATCTACGACGAATTTAAACACGACTACTTCCCTGGTGAGGAGGTAACGGTTACACTCGATGGAGGGGATAGAATTCATGGCCTGGTTAGAGATAAGACAACCTTTGGGCCACGAATATTACCCGATGGATCCCGGACTTTGCCAGTCACGCGCTacctcgtcaacatcaaggATACCGGCAAGGAAACAATCATGACCGATGAGCACATTTGCCGCGATCGCGGGATCTTTACGAAAGCTATGCTAAGATCGTTCATTAAAAAGACAGTTATGAGAGAAGCGTGGACGGGAGCGCCTTGGTTGGTCAAGCACGACTACGCCGACATGTATCACATTGACACCAGAGtccctcctcatcttcgacaCGATACGAAGCTCTTAGAGCGGAAACAACTCCAAGCTCAAAAACGAGGTATTACGACTGAAGTAAATGGACAACCGAATAACGGACCAATGCGTCTACCCGAATTGAAACCGGCCACAAAAACTCAAAAGGGAAAGCAAGGTCAAGCCGGTGTCAAGGGACCGAAATGGCCGCTTGGCGAGTCTATCAATGGCGTCAATGGGTCAATACAGCATGATCAGCAACCAAGAGTACCTGTCCGAGAACCCactccgccgcctcctccgccccCTACGAAGTACCCTATCGAGGATCTGGCACTACCGCCTAAAGAGGGCAGCGCTCGCCCGCGTCTCAAATTTATGTGTCATGATCCGCCAGTCAAGATTGAGCCCGAGATTGACGAATCCCAACCCATCTTTGACAAAATCGACATGGCCGCGGTCGGTGCCTTTCTGGAAACGTGGGACACGTTAAACGTTTATTGCGAGATCTTTCAGCTTGACTCGTTCACCTTTGACGACTTCATCGAAACCATGTCAGTAGCTTCCGGGGATATCCAGGTCCAATTATTTGACGAGATTCACTGCTCCGTGCTGAAAATACTTGTCGACTCGGAGCGCGAAGGGGGTAAAGTTCGCATAAATCTACCGGAGCTAGAAGATGAGTACagcgatgaggatgatgacgaggacgaggacgatgatgcagaagacgaagaggaagaggaggcaaCGCCTGAACCTGAGGAGAAGCCCAAAGGCCGTGCCACCCGCAGCAGCCTTGCCAAGCTTGAGGCCGAAAGGTTAGCGGCAGAAGCGGCAGCCGCCGAGAAGGAGGAAATTCGGGCGGAACAAGAATCCCGTAACCGAGCAgaagagatgatgagagaGTTTGACTGGATAGATCATCTTCGAAAGCGCGACTTCTCCAATGGCGGGTGGGAGAGAATTATGGTTGGCCTATTGCATCAACTATCGAAAGATCATCGCTATAAGGAACCCTGCGAAGAACTGCTCGAACAGCTGGTACCCGCTGACGCAGAACCCACACAGGACGTTGTCCGGCAAAGTTATGCGGAACTCGATGTCAACTATCGGGTAAAGGCTTTGCAGATAATATGTCTCCTTACGATGCAGACCAAGGCTGTCCGAGGCTACATGGAAGACTGTAGCGAAACTATGACCAAATACCGAAAGGACAGGATCGAATGGCAacggcagaagaagcaagc TATCGAGGACGTCCGCGTGCTGCacgagcaaagaagagagcttATCCCTGACCCAGATCCATCCGAGGAGCCTGATGATAAGGCTGTAAAGGTTGAAGAGGATGTCAAGATGgccgatgttgatgaatCGCAGCTCGAAAAAGAGGAAgttggcaacggcaacgaTGAGGAGCTCGGTCAGGCTAAAGGCAAACGAAGGGGTCGTGTGCCTggggacaagaagaaaaagaaggaggcTGAATCCGAAAAccagaagaaggaaaagacgAAAGAGAAtgagaaagagaaagagaaggTGGCCGAAAAGGACAAGCCGAAGAAAGAGGCTGTCAAGCTGACTCCTCAACAACAGAAACAGTACAACAAGATTCTCAAAGAGATCCAGAAGAAGGAGGACATTATCAAAGAATGCGAAGAGGAGGTTGCCGTTATCGAAAACGATCTGCGCGAAGCCGACTGCCCCCGTACGAGAGTGCTGGGTAAGGATCGGTTCTGGAATCGATACTACTGGTTTGAAAGAAACGGTATGCCTTATGGCGGACTCCCGACGAGCTCAACAGCTTACTCGGAATACGCCAACGGATGCATCTGGGTTCAGGGACCAGATGATATGGAGCGTGAGGGGTACATTGATGGGCCTGCGGAATTGCAAAATGAGTACAaggccaagttcaagatGACGGTAGCGGAGCGcaaagccaaggaagaaaatGGGACCAGCGTCTTCACTGCCAGGCAATGGGGCTACATCTCAGAGCCCGAGGATCTGAATGCGCTGATCAAGTGGCTGGATCCTCGGGGCTTCAACGAGTTGAAGCTGCGAAAAGAGCTTGTCAACTACAAGGAAAAGATCGCCAGACACATGGAAAACAGAAAGAAGTACCTGGAGagcgacaaggacaagactAAGAAGGATGAGGGTGTGGCGAAACGCAGCAGCTCACGTATCCGGGAGAAGACGCCTGAGCCGCCAAGCTACCGGTGCTTACAGTGGGAAAACACAATGGCGCTTGAAGAGCTGGGTCATCTTCATTCAGACCCTCCGCCGCCACCTAGAGCTCGGAAACAAAGCAAAAAGAGAGAGGCGCAAACTGAGGCGACTGGTCGAGGTGCTGCCAAAACACGACGGCGAGGTTGA
- a CDS encoding glutathione S-transferase (similar to Metarhizium acridum CQMa 102 XP_007813035.1), with the protein MASDSPKITLYWLNHSRSQRIIWLLEELKVPYEIEVFHRDKETLLAPKELEKIHPLGKSPVIGIVPAGGDASKPIILAESGFMTQYLVDHVPEGKKLVPKQWKDGKEGTIGGETEEWLRYGYYMHYAEGSFMPYLVFALVTSRLKSPQVPFLVRPITSIIANRIIAMFVYPNVKRHLAFLNDQLETSSGKYLCGESLTAADILMSFPLIAGSGRFNELGHFEGGSWEKAYPRVAEYVKLLEAEDGYKRSVEKIEAIDGKFEASL; encoded by the exons ATGGCGTCTGATTCACCAAAGATTACGCTGTACTG GCTCAACCACTCGCGCTCGCAGCGCATAATATGGCTCCTCGAGGAACTGAAAGTCCCGTACGAGATCGAAGTCTTCCACCGCGACAAGGAGACCCTCCTCGCGCCCAAGGAGCTCGAAAAGATTCATCCGCTGGGGAAGTCGCCCGTCATTGGAATCGTCCCCGCCGGAGGAGATGCCAGTAAGCCCATCATCCTGGCGGAGAGCGGCTTCATGACGCAGTATCTTGTGGATCATGTGCCTGAAGGGAAGAAGCTGGTGCCGAAGCAGTGGAAGGATGGGAAGGAGGGTACCATTGGTGGTGAGACGGAGGAGTGGTTGCGGTATGGGTATTATATGCATTATGCGGAGGGGAGTTTTATGCCGTATCTGGTTTTTGCGCTGGTTACATCTC GGCTCAAATCTCCTCAGGTTCCGTTCCTCGTGCGGCCAATTACCTCCATTATTGCGAATCGCATCATCGCCATGTTCGTTTATCCTAATGTGAAGCGCCATCTTGCCTTTCTGAACGACCAGCTGGAGACGTCGAGCGGCAAGTATCTCTGTGGGGAGTCGCTTACCGCGGCGGATATACTGATGAGTTTCCCTCTTATTGCTGGGTCTGGACGCTTCAATGAGCTGGGTCACTTCGAGGGCGGGTCGTGGGAGAAGGCGTATCCGAGGGTTGCTGAATAtgtgaagctgttggaggcggaggatggGTATAAGAGGAGTGTGGAAAAGATTGAGGCTATTGATGGCAAGTTTGAGGCTTCTTTGTAG
- a CDS encoding glutathione S-transferase (similar to Metarhizium acridum CQMa 102 XP_007813035.1): protein MPAYTAGPASASAPISGLPPPVSGSLHQSRPNSTAQAGRHTSEEAVSGKPLPRRASFSQKASGTPKRQPIRKKDSSSAVALFNDVVQKPDASASKSFASTVSRPSSSSIALGEWEVAAKMKELIERNDLDDPEKLQLCQNDIWPHVKELRGHLPKHLYILTTQFLSTMCESAAEHGVRGTSVALSKMFGTIGKWDLDLRNQLVLGLCYTLISKKHTSAERNVLLDELLDMWKHISQLRRMSQVQHGHGHGLRFVLPTVNEMLAEFSTLPTPVSKQEESKNSKGSKMAPTTKDLARIFIQFRIEQSREVVPGLLATLAVLSDPRLAREGSQIKAAPLLNLVTVALADQPADEAYVNDLFASKIKFPPAKLSELQSYVVSQWPQARNMVFRKDSAWRKGTKSSHRPSHSSGEASGLSIFHKQLRAAYRARNTGAIVSIWQDLKDNLAQNPDLGRQMSEDAEFIDFWIFVWCAVRRPNKLQETLDVMRDINVSPTVRSFTSMMHGWKMCKDVERIESLWNKLVESSLRLDSVIWTARISGLIESGKPESGIQALAEMQSIWKKAVASRGSVESAAKIAIQPSIEVVNAAFKGLIRLDRRAANEVLAWAGREGIEPNIRTYNILLRESFRTNDPEDVQSLLKAMKKQGVEPDAASFTIILEELLGAMENASAAEQVHVVRQIFADIEAAGLRANQETYGKMLYAVASLANGGADEAIAAVQAHMNAAGLSATPHMVTILIERAVSRNPLPPNGAAIRALLREHKLSSVSQGDQTLWERVISAYAVTGDLHSAMRVFDDLARRGRPVTSLPCLTDLLKALLEIGDVADVEDAKKVVAVVLDHMLKRAAAEGSFGRDNRYWRHHFWYLARENGLINWADVPEGLETKLRV from the coding sequence ATGCCAGCGTATACAGCCGGACCTGCGTCCGCATCTGCACCTATCTCTGGCTTGCCACCTCCAGTCTCCGGGTCTTTACATCAGTCGCGCCCAAATTCAACAGCCCAGGCCGGCAGACATACTAGCGAAGAAGCAGTTTCCGGGAAACCCCTCCCTCGTAGGGCATCATTCTCTCAGAAAGCATCTGGAACTCCCAAAAGGCAACCCATCAGGAAGAAGGACTCCTCCTCGGCCGTAGCTTTATTCAACGACGTGGTGCAAAAGCCAGACGCTAGTGCTAGCAAATCGTTTGCTTCCACTGTTTCTCGcccatcttcctcgtcaattGCGCTGGGAGAGTGGGAAGTCGCTGCCAAAATGAAGGAATTGATCGAAAGGAACGACCTTGATGACCCGGAAAAGCTGCAGCTATGCCAAAACGACATATGGCCGCATGTCAAGGAGCTGCGTGGCCATCTCCCCAAGCATCTCTACATTTTGACTACGCAATTCTTATCGACCATGTGTGAAAGCGCCGCGGAGCACGGTGTCAGGGGCACGAGTGTTGCTCTGTCCAAAATGTTTGGTACTATCGGTAAATGGGACCTGGATTTGCGGAATCAGCTTGTCTTGGGCCTGTGCTACACCTTGATCAGCAAGAAGCACACTTCAGCAGAGCGAAATGTACTCCTCGACGAACTTTTGGACATGTGGAAGCATATTTCGCAGTTGCGGAGGATGAGTCAGgtgcaacatggccatggccacggACTACGATTTGTTTTGCCGACCGTGAACGAGATGCTCGCAGAATTTTCAACGCTTCCTACACCGGTGTCCAAACAAGAAGAGTCGAAGAACAGCAAGGGTTCAAAGATGGCGCCTACGACTAAAGATTTGGCGAGAATCTTCATCCAGTTCCGTATCGAGCAGTCTCGTGAAGTTGTGCCCGGTCTTTTGGCGACTTTGGCTGTTCTTTCTGACCCGCGTTTGGCGAGAGAGGGGAGTCAAATCAAGGCGGCGCCATTATTGAACCTCGTTACTGTTGCACTGGCAGACCAGCCTGCAGACGAAGCATATGTCAACGACTTGTTCGCCAGCAAAATCAAGTTCCCGCCGGCAAAACTATCCGAATTGCAGTCGTATGTGGTATCCCAGTGGCCGCAAGCAAGAAACATGGTGTTCAGGAAGGATTCAGCGTGGCGCAAAGGCACGAAATCATCTCACAGGCCATCACATTCGTCAGGCGAAGCGTCTGGCCTCTCGATTTTTCACAAGCAGCTTCGTGCAGCGTACCGAGCTCGCAACACTGGTGCCATTGTATCCATATGGCAGGATCTGAAGGATAATCTGGCTCAAAACCCAGACCTGGGACGACAGATGAGCGAAGACGCAGAGTTTATCGATTTCTGGATCTTTGTCTGGTGCGCGGTACGGCGACCCAACAAGCTACAGGAAACGCTAGATGTCATGCGGGATATCAATGTCTCGCCTACAGTTCGGTCCTTCACCAGCATGATGCACGGGTGGAAAATGTGCAAAGACGTCGAACGAATTGAAAGCCTGTGGAACAAATTAGTCGAGTCCAGCCTCAGACTCGATTCCGTTATATGGACAGCACGCATCTCCGGCCTCATTGAGTCGGGTAAACCGGAGTCTGGCATCCAAGCCCTCGCAGAGATGCAAAGTATCTGGAAAAAGGCCGTCGCCAGCAGAGGCAGCGTCGAAAGTGCAGCCAAGATAGCCATCCAGCCCAGCATTGAGGTTGTCAATGCCGCCTTCAAGGGCCTCATTAGGCTCGATCGCCGGGCGGCAAACGAAGTGCTCGCATGGGCTGGAAGGGAAGGTATCGAGCCCAACATCCGCACATACAACATTCTTCTAAGGGAGAGTTTCCGCACCAACGACCCCGAGGATGTGCAAAGTCTGCTAAAggccatgaagaagcaggGCGTGGAACCCGACGCAGCGTCGTTCACCATCATCCTTGAGGAACTTCTCGGCGCCATGGAGAATGCCTCGGCCGCCGAACAGGTGCACGTCGTGCGCCAGATCTTCGCAGACATTGAAGCCGCGGGGCTGAGGGCCAATCAAGAAACATACGGCAAGATGCTGTATGCCGTGGCGTCGCTTGCCAATGGCGGTGCGGATGAGGCCATTGCCGCGGTGCAGGCACACATGAATGCCGCTGGGCTGTCTGCGACGCCGCACATGGTGACGATTCTCATCGAGCGAGCGGTTTCTCGTAATCCCTTGCCTCCTAATGGGGCCGCGATCCGCGCCCTCCTCCGGGAACACAAGCTATCGAGTGTCAGTCAGGGCGACCAGACGCTGTGGGAGCGTGTGATTAGCGCCTATGCCGTCACGGGGGATCTTCACTCTGCGATGAGGGTGTTTGACGATCTTGCTCGCCGTGGACGCCCAGTTACGTCGCTGCCTTGCTTGACGGATTTGTTGAAGGCGTTGCTGGAGAttggtgatgttgctgaCGTTGAGGATGCGAAGAAAGTCGTGGCGGTTGTGTTGGACCATATGCTCAAgagggcggcggcggagggCTCGTTTGGTAGGGATAACAGGTACTGGAGGCATCATTTTTGGTACCTTGCCAGGGAGAATGGGTTGATTAATTGGGCGGATGTGCCGGAGGGTTTGGAAACCAAGTTGCGTGTATGA
- a CDS encoding centromere protein Mis12 (similar to Metarhizium robertsii ARSEF 23 XP_007825141.1) has translation MASNETSDYELLTEHFSYPPVALIDDIINTINVLADRALDSVERLLLNIPPQNLGFKPPKQKSTTPNDPQSAQDAAKLEIENGTHQLETLLNAAIDKNFDIFELYTMQNILTVQPKHQPFMRLSHYNNLDLSGGPDKPTLESITALRRRLQASQKLHVALESERAKNDALLRKLKSALGASTDDTVKREDTEDTPSNQLGFLRDKGTLEQGGTNKPITTTTEFTLSQLNSLRSLSQSLTRLLPELGGEADDTDAEKSWRRERAEYIESASRKYLERSGGLELGPHGEVRDGEWQGGGRSLTKSEVEGLENVAAILGKKEDSNRDDDPMDES, from the exons atggcATCCAACGAAACATCAGACTATGAGCTTCTCACAGAACACTTTAGCTATCCTCCCGTG GCCCtcatcgacgacatcatcaacaccatcaacgtCCTCGCCGACCGCGCCCTCGACTCCGTCGAACGCCTGCTCCTCAACATCCCCCCCCAAAACCTAGGCTTCAAGCCCCCCAAACAAAAATCCACCACCCCCAACGACCCCCAATCCGCCCAAGACGCAGCCAAGCTCGAGATCGAAAACGGCACCCACCAGCTCGAGACGCTCCTCAACGCGGCCATCGACAAAAACTTCGACATCTTCGAGCTCTACACCATGCAAAACATCCTGACCGTGCAACCCAAACACCAGCCCTTCATGCGCCTCTCGCACTACAACAACCTCGACCTCTCCGGCGGGCCCGACAAACCCACTCTCGAGAGCATCACCGCCCTCCGGCGAAGACTCCAAGCCAGCCAGAAGCTGCACGTGGCTCTTGAATCGGAACGGGCCAAAAACGACGCGCTCCTACGGAAACTGAAAAGCGCACTGGGCGCATCTACAGACGACACTGTCAAGAGGGAAGATACCGAGGACACGCCTAGCAATCAATTGGGATTCCTGCGCGACAAGGGAACGTTGGAGCAAGGCGGGACGAATAAACCGATTACTACGACTACGGAATTCACACTGTCGCAATTGAACTCCCTGCGCTCACTATCCCAGTCCCTAACTAGACTACTCCCGGAACTGGGTGGCGAGGCCGACGATACAGACGCTGAGAAGTCGTGGCGTCGCGAACGGGCAGAATACATTGAGAGCGCATCGCGCAAGTATTTAGAACGATCGGGAGGCCTGGAACTCGGACCGCATGGTGAAGTGCGAGACGGGGAGTGGCAAGGCGGTGGGAGGTCATTAACTAAGAGTGAGGTGGAGGGTTTGGAGAATGTTGCGGCTATTCtagggaagaaggaagactCGAATCGTGATGACGACCCCATGGATGAATCTTGA
- a CDS encoding GMP synthase (similar to Metarhizium robertsii ARSEF 23 XP_007825142.1), producing MPEFKGIMKNGWHPEKSGGGIRNSVSGLMGRNKDKEESSSDHVARPLTDLKDPASFAPPPKRTGSGLAPAPKPASVKRKVITAPSKYADPRAGPVEPPARNTGSGVEPIEGAPAASKQIEDGPRQPKAYQVNTTGLSTDSFARPPGRRDGADGRSPPSYNEATGGAAPKALPPSLPPRLPPRGAAGGGEQTGGLNEGAVNRLGAAGVSVPALGIGHGGAKNSASPSPPPPPAARASPSPSPGAGKWGAQVNELQGRFAKLGTSSTGSSAQEQPPAPSGGTTWAQKQAALKTASNFQKDPSSVSFSDAKSAASTANNFRQRHGEQVAAGARAANNLNQKYGVMDKVGAYTGSQTTEQAHKKSSPPPLPGPGQPYTGVPATEAAPAAVPDLAGKKKPPPPPPKKKPGLAATNPPGSQGGGPPPVPMSTRPQF from the exons ATGCCGGAGTTCAAAGGCATCATGAAGAACGGATGGCATCCGGAGAAGTCGGGAGGGGGAATCAGAAACTCAGTG TCCGGTCTTATGGGCCgcaacaaggacaaggaggaaaGCAGCTCGGATCACGTCGCCCGTCCGCTGACTGACCTCAAGGACCCTGCTTCCtttgcgccgccgcccaaGCGAACGGGTAGTGGTCTTGCGCCTGCTCCGAAGCCAGCCTCTGTTAAGCGCAAGGTCATCACGGCTCCGTCGAAATACGCCGATCCCAGGGCCGGACCCGTGGAACCGCCGGCGAGGAACACGGGCAGCGGAGTCGAGCCTATTGAGGGGGCGCCGGCAGCGAGCAAACAAATCGAGGACGGACCACGTCAACCAAAGGCGTATCAGGTGAATACTACGGGTTTATCGACGGATAGCTTTGCCAGACCGCCGGGCAGGAGGGACGGTGCAGACGGGAGGAGTCCCCCGTCGTACAATGAAGCTACTGGTGGTGCGGCACCAAAGGCACTGCCGCCCAGTTTGCCGCCTCGATTACCGCCGAGAGGTGCTGCCGGAGGGGGTGAGCAGACTGGCGGATTAAACGAGGGCGCTGTGAATAGGCTCGGCGCAGCAGGCGTGTCTGTTCCAGCGTTGGGCATCGGCCACGGAGGCGCTAAAAACTCGGCTTCGCCAAgtccgcctcctcctccggcAGCACGAGCATCGCCGTCGCCTTCCCCGGGGGCTGGGAAATGGGGCGCTCAAGTCAACGAACTACAAGGTCGTTTCGCCAAACTGGGGACCTCTTCGACAGGATCGTCAGCCCAGGAACAACCACCTGCACCCAGCGGAGGCACAACATGGGCTCAAAAGCAAGCAGCCCTCAAGACGGCGTCAAACTTCCAAAAAGACCCATCGTCGGTTTCATTCTCCGACGCCAAATCCGCCGCCAGTACCGCCAACAACTTTCGACAACGTCATGGGGAACAAGTTGCCGCTGGTGCCAGGGCAGCCAACAACCTGAACCAAAAGTACGGTGTGATGGACAAGGTTGGCGCATACACGGGCTCGCAAACTACAGAACAGGCACATAAGAAATCGTCACCGCCACCATTACCTGGCCCAGGTCAGCCATATACGGGTGTACCTGCGACGGAGGCCGCTCCAGCAGCTGTGCCAGACTTGGctgggaagaagaagccgccgcctccgcctccgaAGAAGAAACCTGGTCTTGCTGCGACAAATCCTCCTGGTTCGCAGGGTGGTGGGCCACCTCCGGTTCCCATGTCCACGAGACCGCAATTCTGA
- a CDS encoding translationally-controlled tumor protein (similar to Metarhizium acridum CQMa 102 XP_007813032.1), with product MIIFKDLLTDDEIISDSYDLKEIDGIVYEADCAMITEEAVNVDTGANASAEEADEALEDTAVKVNNIVHSFRLQSTSFDKKGYLAYLKAYMKAVKAGMQERGAPAEEITAFEKGAQTYVKEKLLPNFKDFEFYTGESMNPDGLVVLLNYREDGVTPYVIVWKHGLKEMKV from the exons ATGATTATTTTCAAG GACCTCCTCACCGATGACGAGATCATCTCCGACTCCTATGACCTCAAGGAGATCGATGGCATCGTCTACGAGGCCGACTGTGCCATGATCACTGAGGAGGCTGTCAATGTCG ACACTGGCGCCAACGCTTCCGCTGAGGAGGCCGACGAGGCTCTCGAGGATACCgccgtcaaggtcaacaacaTCGTCCACTCTTTCCGTCTCCAGAGCACTTCTTTCGACAAGAAGGGCTATCTCGCTTACCTCAAGG CCTACATGAAGGCCGTCAAGGCTGGTATGCAGGAGCGTGGCGCTCCTGCCGAGGAGATCACTGCCTTCGAGAAGGGTGCCCAGACCTAcgtcaaggagaagcttcTGCCCAACTTCAAGGACTTCGAGTTCTACACTGGCGAGTCTATGAACCCCGATGGCCT TGTTGTTCTCCTCAACTACCGCGAGGACGGTGTCACCCCCTACGTCATTGTCTGGAAGCACGGTCTCAAGGAGATGAAGGTCTAA
- a CDS encoding sphinganine hydroxylase Sur2 (similar to Cordyceps militaris CM01 XP_006666841.1), with the protein MVNDTKGPSVLFAMANSTLFDSALPPLPSYTLEPRGDFFPWISDFWLSLVLPVIVYWVMSLFFHMIDVLDVFPQYRLHTPEEILRRNHASRYEVARDVVIQQIIQVATGAVLALSEPPEVIGKAEYDVAVWATRLRLVQRALPGCLGLLGLNATAISKSMSATHPLLAGAIAGGYYPFLSTAGSAAPTFAPWEMAVAKFIYHVLVPALQFFVAVFFLDSWQYFLHRLMHVNRWMYTTFHSRHHRLYVPYAYGALYNHPLEGFLLDTLGAGIGFKLTGMTVRQGTCFFAFSTIKTVDDHCGYAFPWDPLQLITSNNAAYHDIHHQTWGIKTNFSQPFFTFWDSILGTKYKGPRTDRLADKKRTEKTK; encoded by the exons ATGGTGAACGACACCAAGGGTCCCTCCGTTCTGTTCGCCATGGCAAACAGCACCCTCTTCGACTCGGCTCTGCCGCCACTCCCTTCATACACCCTTGAGCCCAGAGGGGACTTCTTTCCATGGATATCTGACTTCTGGCTTTCGCTCGTACTGCCCGTGATTGTCTACTGGGTAATGTCGCTGTTCTTCCACATGATTGACGTCCTGGATGTCTTTCCACAATATCGCCTCCACACACCCGAAGAGATTTTGCGCCGAAACCATGCCTCCCGATACGAAGTCGCTCGCGATGTCGTTATTCAACAGATTATACAAGTCGCCACAGGTGCGGTTTTGGCCTTGTCCGAGCCTCCCGAGGTGATTGGAAAGGCTGAATACGATGTTGCTGTCTGGGCCACCAGACTTCGTCTTGTCCAGCGAGCCCTGCCCGGTTGTCTgggccttcttggcctcaATGCCACTGCTATTTCTAAGAGTATGTCTGCCACGCACCcgctgctggctggtgctaTTGCTGGCGGCTACTACCCGTTCCTGTCGACAGCCGGGTCTGCTGCGCCGACCTTTGCTCCATGGGAGATGGCAGTTGCCAAATTCATCTACCACGTCCTTGTTCCGGCCTTGCAATTCTTTGTGGctgtcttcttcctcgatTCATGGCAGTACTTTCTGCATCGCTTGATGCATGTGAATCGATGGATGTACA CGACTTTCCACTCCAGACACCACCGACTCTACGTTCCATACGCCTACGGTGCTTTGTACAACCACCCCTTGGAAGGATTCTTGCTCGACACACttggtgctggcattggcTTTAAACTCACGGGTATGACGGTTCGACAGGGAACGTGCTTCTTCGCCTTTTCCACAATCAAGACAGTTGATGACCACTGCGGATACGCCTTCCCCTGGGACCCTCTGCAGCTCATCACTTCCAATAACGCGGCCTACCACGATATTCACCACCAAACGTGGGGAATCAAGACCAATTTCTCCCAGCCATTCTTCACCTTTTGGGACTCAATCTTGGGCACCAAGTACAAGGGCCCTCGAACCGACAGGCTTGCTGATAAGAAGCGAACCGAAAAGACGAAGTAG